TTAGATAAATATGGGATGTAGATTGTAGATGTTAAGTGTTGGGTatctttttaaaagtgtacagAACCTCCACTTAATGTAAAGTTCCAGGGAAGGCTCAGATTGGTACAGAAGCTTTTATGTTTTGTTAAGGTTCTTAAAACTTAAAAAGCTCTTTTCACACATCTCTCttttttagggaaccaaaagtggttcttctatgtctAAAGAAAGCTTTGTGGTTCTTCCGAGCATATGATTGTGTGTCCAACCTCtatggttctgctggatttctGTGATCTTACACAGTTTGTTTGTGGGTTTCTGTAATCCAGTCATTTTAGTGGGGTTTCACTTCTTGAAATCCCTTTCTGCGTAATGTGTCTGAGACCAGCATGTTGTGAAATGTGgtgagtaaaaacattttaGTCATGTTAATTAATCTTATTATAAGGTTGTTGTAtgttgaattttatttatttgtttatttattttatataaattatttatttatgttttgatatattttttagGTACTAGGTTtgtctgaatattttttttattctgctgACATGGCTTGTTTCAGGACATAATGCGTATAATGTTGCTTGTTCCAAGACATGCCCAATTCCACAGCTGTGTCtgccctgctctaacacacagTTGAACTGGTTTACGCTAAAGCCCTGGTCTGAGTGGCATGCAAAACTTTTGGCAGCCCTTGGTcaattttagtttagtttcGAACAATGGTATGTTCtgagacaaacaaaaaaactccaactgttaaacacaaAGTGGATTGATCATAATCAGAGCTtatgttgcagccagtggcacaaaaCCATATTACTGGTAGAGGAAAGAATGGGTTCAATTAAATATCAactgaaagcaaacaaacagagaaaaaagaagataagaaagaaaagaggatggcttctacagtaGGGTAATGACCCTAAActcacctcaaaatccacaatggacacATTACATACAAACTAAAGATTTTGCCAGGGCCTTCACAGTCCAATGACCAAAATGCCTCAAAAAACTAGAAGCTTTTTGCAAGAGCGAAAGAACAGAAATCCCCTAAACAATCCTTTAGGGGATTCTTTGCATCTACAAAAGGCATTTGCAAGTTGTGAAGCTTGCcaaagggtgcccaaacttttgcttcatgccttttttaaaaaatatatatattttatagatattttgaaactgtaaaaggttgatttttaaaaagtaaacatgcttaaaatattttaaaatgtaaaaaaaaaaaaatttaagaaATGTTTTGCTAACTgaactatttacagtaacacCTATTTGACCAGGAGTGTCCAAATTTTTCCACGACACTGTATACCTGATGGAGGATGGAGGTGACTGTGGTGTGTTTTAGCAGTAAAACCACTAGTCTGATTTAAGGAGTGTTCCTGGAAGGCTTTGACTCAGATCTGTATCTGTAGAACTGCTTGTCTAGACGCATATTAGGGAGTTGCTTGAGTTTCATTTCCACAGTTGCGGGACTATGCTGGCATTGGGGGGGCCTGGCCTGAGTTACATACATAAAGCCCCTGTAACAGCCTGCTCACACTGACCGTGTCCTTGCTGGGCTGCACAAGCTTTACTTTGCTCTGCTCTCTGGGTTACAGTGCAAGATGTTTCTGTTGGTGACAATTCTGTGCAGCATAGTGCTGTGGACGCACTGTCTTCACTACACTGACGTTCAGCCTCAGCAGGATTTTGATGTGGAGCAGGTGAGTAAAATAAGGAACTCAGGGTGGGCTTTGGTGTGAGATTAGTGTATTCTTGGAGTGATTGTCTGAGAGGGTGCCTGAGCATTATACATGCGCTATACCTGtaaaatgtgtatgtatttctAAATGAAAACTGGTGTGAGCACtgcttgagtgtgtgtaaaaaagCTAAATCTAGGTCAGCAGAGTTGTTGttgtattaaaaaacaaacagtgatGGGCTCACAGGATTGCGACATGCTGTATTAGTTTTAATGGTGCCCCAGGGCTTATTTACAAATGCTTATGTTGCTATCAAACTGTGTAGTGAAACTCAGTTGATCATGAACAGCACTACGGTTAGGTATGTTTagtatgtttaggtttagggttaagaaTTGGTGAAGAAACTGTAATTGTTATCTAGTTAAATGGTGGTTACAGACAAGATCAAGAAAACAGTGCTACCTACCATCGTCAGATCTTTTCAGCCCTCGTCTTGTCTCATTAGGGACAATTAGAAATGGCAGATGTACAAGTCTTATGCTAATACTTAGGTAATGGtacaaataatatttatttaaaaagttcCCTGGTAAAGGTGACGTATGGTTTACATTTACCTTTACtaaagtaaaagtataaaagtagaCCCTCCAAAATGTACTGAACTTCTGACCCGGTTACAGGTTGGtctcatagcagatactgaataaatgataTGGTATAATGCATAATGTATAGCACTTATTTAATAATAGATTTTCAATTTAAGCCTATGGTTCAAATGGTTAAAGTAAaacagtcagtgtttttttttttttattctaattcagtttttaaaacGTTTTGGGTGACCGATGTTCACAACCATGACACTGAGTGTATATAACGGTTTATGCTAAAACTGTAGCATCATCTGCAAAGTCATACATGTTGTATAACCTAATAATGACACTTAAAATACTGAGTTTGTCAGTTTTATATTCATGGTAAATGTGGTAACACAAGGCATTATCAGCTCTTGTGTTCTGAACCTGTGATTGAAATATTTTTAAGCTATTTAACTAAAATCGTGTTGAAGTATTCCTTTGTCTAATTTGGCATCGCAACTATATGAAATTAAAAAGTCgtttttaaacaaaaatgttaaattttaaaaaagctAAATTACAACCTCTCAACAACAACCCCTCCTCTCCTTTTTAACGGTGAGCTCAGAGCAGCTGTTTCCAGTTTTCCTGTTTCTCAGACCACTGAAAAACCATGACTTAGCAGAAGTTGCCTAATAAAAGAcaaattttaatttttaaaaatagctgacagatatacagatataatTATAGATAACAATACTTATACTTTTTTACTTCCAAAGAAATTCTATGTTAATTTTTTGGAGCTTCACTTATGACATTTGTGTGGGTTATGTGccaaaaactgcatttctgcATGACCATTTTCAAACCTTTCTTTATCCTTAGTTGAACACCCTGTTTTTAaaactgtgcctttaaggccGCTATATGTAAATGGACTCTGATCTAATTGGCAGCCCAGGCAGAAACATTCAGTGTGAAtcggtggagctaaactgttgCAAGAACAATgtatttgaaatgaagcaatcaagatATGATTAAAGACTTTCAGTTTTAATTAATTTCATTCAACAAAGCTGACTGGATTGAAGGTCTTGTCTGTGGAGCATAAAGCCGGGTGCAAACTTTATTACTTACTTAACAGAAACTTTGATTCATCAAATTTGATTAATTAACTGAGTCAATCAGTAAAGACATGCTTATGCCTGGACATCCTAAGCTAATGTAGTTAAACAAACCTAATGGAAAAGAGGGAAACAGTGCAGATTTGTtttcattaattattcatttaaaggATTTTTTTGCCGGAAATTCAAATTAACATAAGTTATCACTTTCACCAGATTCAATCGATTAGCCAAGACATGGGTGGTATCTGATATGCTCTTCTTTAGTTAAAACAGGAAaagctaggctaacattgctaacaaaaactgcatttggactgtcaccaatttcacttggataggatcaAATCTTTTATTTGTTTGAAAATCTacccaaacttttttttttattattatttagtgtttaGTAAAACACCATGGACAGATCTTATTTAAACCTAAATTCTAAAATTAAAATACTAACTCAAATAATCAGCCCTTTCATTTAAACCATAAgcattaatgtttatttttgtgtttaagATTACGCTGGCGTGGATGTTAAGCAATATGTCCACTTGACAACAAACTTGGTGATGGTGGGTGAGGTCATGATGGTGTATTTACTTAGTAAAAGACGCATGAGGCAGCGATGTAAAAGTCCCCACATCCATATGGCAGTGGTCATGTTTCACTTGAACTGTTGCCTACCCTACCCCCACGATTTCCAATCGTACTGCTCCATTCTATCCATATCCATAAGCTTTCAGAGGCCGCGCCCAAATATGGGAGAAATTAATGCAGAGTACAGACAGAAGGTTACGTTCGTATCAATATCCGTATTTAACATTCAGCTTATGGAACCTTAAGGCATACTGTGTTCTAAGCCTTATAGATTTGTCTGTTTGTCAGGTTTTGGGCATTGATTTATGAAGAGATTGTTGACTgtctaaatccagtgtttgttagcagtattagcctagcatctccaattttgaactaaagaagcaaacttcagatactGAACATGTCTTGGCAGATCAACTGCATCTAAGGGTAGGTGGCGAATAATgatttttgcaattttttgaCTAGCTGTTCCTTTAAGAAGAGTAATAAGATTCAATAAGTCGCCTTTGATGAGTCAGCTTAACTGAACGGAATCTTTTTGTATGTCATTGTAAGTAAAGACTCTAACTAAACCTGTCTGCcttctttttttcagtttgcAGGTGAATGGTATCGTGTTGGCATGGCCTACGAAAATCCAGCATTTATCAAATATAAAAACAGACTGCTGATCTCCAAGGGTCTCCTGGTTGCTACAGAAAATGGAAGTGCCAACCTCTCCATGTGGACTATGACTGGGTACAGTGCGTCCTGCTCTTACCGTTCATATTGGTAGAGGGATTAAATGCTACCAGCTATCATGCTTACTGTTGTGTTTCACACCTAAGCTATCTCTTAATTtcgctgtttttttatttcatttgacataatttaaatctggcagtttttttacattttgtccaaatttcatgacaaatgaaCCAATAGCAATACTCAAGATACTTGGAGTAAACTCTTTTTACGCTGTCCTCTATTGAATATTACAAAGGTGTTTTCCTTCTCATtttaagttgccattttggagataataggtttctgtgtaaatatttattcatAATATGTCCTCCAATTCAGTTTGTTTCTGTTTGATCAATCAATGGTTCCTTATTCCTACACTCAGGCCAAAGAAATGCTTACCCAGTTTTTACGAGTATGAGAAGACTGATGTTCCTGGACTGTTCACTTATTTCAGCCAAAGTAAGTCCAGCTTTCTCTGTTCTTGTGTAACCATGCttcttcatacacacacacacacacacacacacaaacatgtgaACAGTAGAAAGAGAGCCTAGAAGCACACTGATCAGAGGGTTAACTCTGAGCAAAGGGCAGACTGTGGAAAACCGCTCTTTTGTTAAACAGCACCAGTAACTCTGAAGTCATATGTTGCAAATCAGAGTAGCTAGGGTGACCTTAT
This Salminus brasiliensis chromosome 20, fSalBra1.hap2, whole genome shotgun sequence DNA region includes the following protein-coding sequences:
- the lcn15 gene encoding lipocalin-15 is translated as MFLLVTILCSIVLWTHCLHYTDVQPQQDFDVEQFAGEWYRVGMAYENPAFIKYKNRLLISKGLLVATENGSANLSMWTMTGPKKCLPSFYEYEKTDVPGLFTYFSQRHKIIKDITMVETNYTEYGVVLKYKKMDKEYTQVALYGRTPTLRPELEDKFRKYALSLGFSAESIVIPAILDPCPIPEPKNTTEATD